The following are encoded together in the Brassica napus cultivar Da-Ae chromosome A9, Da-Ae, whole genome shotgun sequence genome:
- the LOC106363983 gene encoding uncharacterized protein LOC106363983: MDYEYGGEYCRRGDVPAFGSWNWNDAVPFTQCFETATTQQPAILHYAPYPQDRDLYLEDDLYDNHHHHLVSPAVILLPRRKSRVGQEPKRDTSKEEHNFKNEATRCPTPVEKRRMAAPKPVDEDLYKVSPQLLSAKSTKKRGGGFGCISRCFLPTSVRD, from the exons ATGGACTAC GAATATGGTGGAGAGTACTGCAGGAGGGGAGACGTGCCTGCGTTTGGAAGCTGGAACTGGAACGACGCCGTTCCATTCACTCAGTGCTTCGAGACAGCAACCACTCAGCAACCTGCTATTCTCCACTACGCTCCTTACCCTCAAGATCGCGATCTTTACCTCGAAGATGATCTCTACgacaaccaccaccaccaccttgTCTCTCCCGCCGTGATCCTCCTACCTCGACGCAAG tctAGGGTGGGCCAGGAGCCAAAGAGAGATACCTCCAAGGAGGAACACAACTTCAAGAACGAGGCGACGAGGTGTCCAACACCGGTGGAGAAGCGGAGGATGGCGGCACCGAAGCCAGTTGACGAAGACTTGTACAAGGTGTCGCCTCAACTCCTCTCCGCCAAATCAACAAAG AAGAGAGGAGGTGGGTTTGGGTGCATTTCAAGGTGTTTTTTGCCAACAAGCGTGAGAGATTGA